The genomic segment ATATTCACAAACTGCCCTCCAATTGCAATTGTTGTAATTATTGATTGAGTTTTTGTATCGATGACCATTACATTCCTCATGTCTGTTGCAACATATAACATTTTTCCATTTGGAGTAATGACCATATTATTTGCACTATCTCCAATGATAAAATTAGTGGAAATAATGTTATGAGTTTTTGTATCAATAGCAGTCAATCTTTGTTGTCCCCTTGTACTAAGAACATAAGCTACACTTCCATCAGGAGTTATTAATATCACTCTTGGGGCATTTACTATATCCACATTAGCGATCACTGAGTGAGTTTTTGTATCTATAACACAAACAAACTCTTCCATAACACTTGCAACGTACGCTAACTTCCCATCTGGTGAAATCTGTAAATCAGATGAATTGTTTCCAATTAAAGTTGTAGCAATTACACTGTACGTTTTAGTATCTATAATAGAAATCGATCCTGGGGATGTATCATTCATTACATAAGCTAACTTACCATCCGGAGTAAATTGGATTACTCTTGGATCATCACCTACTTCTACTGTAGCAATCACTGAGTGTGTCTTTATATCGATTACTGATACACTTCCCACATCACCTAAATTAGCTACATATACAAAGGACATTTTTTTCTACCACCTTCCAAATTTCTTGTTTAATGAATTCTATGAGTTAACCTCAGGTTTCATTTGTTATTTCTTTATAGAAGCCAGTCCTTTTGTATATATAATTTCGTTCTCATTGAGACGTGATAAAATGAGAATTTTATCTAAATAGCCTCAGTAGCTTAAATAGTTCATCCACGTTTAACATTACACCTCAATTGGTTTTTAACAAAATATGTAATTTTAAGAGAACGCTAGATTCTCAAAGCAAAATATCAATGTAAACGTTTCATCAGAATATTACAAAGGTTTATGATATTTTACATATTTACCAAAATAACCTAAGTTAATATATGTAAACTACAAAATTTGTAGTTCAAAAACTCTTGGAGGGATTATTTTGAAATTATTAACTAGTATCAAGAAAACATTTATTCTAGCAACAGTAATTTTACTATTTTCAAATTTTACAGCAAACCGTTCCTTTGCAGAAACAACTACAGAACCAGAAACTCAAATTAATTTATCCATCTCCATTAATGAAGAACCATCTGAAATCGTACTAGACTGGGAATGTAATACTTTAGATGTTGATCACTATAACGTATATTCAAGTACTGACTCAGATTTCAAACCAGGAGACGCAAACATATTGTTATCTGAAGTTTCAGCAAATGAATTTCTCGATACAAACGGTATTTACGCAAATGAAACTAAATATTATTATGTAGCAGCAATAGACTCAGATGGTAATGAATTGGCGGTGTCTAATATAGCATCAAATACTGCTGATGATTATAATGACTATGGGAATGAAGATATTCAATGGAGTAGAGCAAATCCAAATGCAGGTGCTATATGGTTACTTCAAGATTTTATTTCTGATTATGTAATTATTCATTATACAATCGATGGCCAACAATATGATGAATATATGAGTCACGTGAGTGGTGGCGATTGGATTATGGAGTTTGATGATCTTGGTGCTGTAGAAGATTTTAGCTTTACATATCACATATTCGGTTTTCAATATGATTCTAAGT from the Bacillus sp. SM2101 genome contains:
- a CDS encoding cytochrome D1 domain-containing protein; amino-acid sequence: MSFVYVANLGDVGSVSVIDIKTHSVIATVEVGDDPRVIQFTPDGKLAYVMNDTSPGSISIIDTKTYSVIATTLIGNNSSDLQISPDGKLAYVASVMEEFVCVIDTKTHSVIANVDIVNAPRVILITPDGSVAYVLSTRGQQRLTAIDTKTHNIISTNFIIGDSANNMVITPNGKMLYVATDMRNVMVIDTKTQSIITTIAIGGQFVNIGMVVAPDGKFVYVGSGQDRTVSVIDTKSHKIITTVDVGERPDNMVITPDGKLLYVANVSDNTISVIDTKTHSVIATISVNDIGNNAAITLSLDGKFLYVANLGSGNVSVIETKTQSLIATVPVGRNPVGITVAPSVTKII